From a single Bacillus sp. NEB1478 genomic region:
- a CDS encoding HAMP domain-containing sensor histidine kinase codes for MDITESLIAYMDKNLPTYLHDWYDKVIISTNDIHKDKVIENAVHIFELVKRSLQGHLSHEKVIQLAHDVATQRLEADINIGEFVYNVNIGRSEIIRFVTGSRISIEHLQPVLENINSLFDEFLYHAVKKYTQLKDAEIQEKTMFINQSHKERLTILGQMSSSFVHEFRNPLTAVMGFVKLMQQENPNLKYIDIISHELTQLNFRISQFLHASRKGVQEREAEEFPLEDLFSDILDFMYPSLVDADVNVVPRIDPTTILRAHKDELKQVLINLIMNSIDALRQKKQNRRIMIYSKLDQSASHVQINISNNGPAIPPETMKTIFEPFFTTKELGTGIGLFVCKKIIEKHKGTISCTSDEIMTTFSIVLPLHVSAEVKI; via the coding sequence GTGGACATTACAGAAAGTCTAATTGCTTATATGGATAAAAATCTGCCTACTTATTTACATGACTGGTATGATAAAGTCATCATTTCCACCAATGATATACATAAAGATAAAGTGATTGAAAATGCCGTACATATTTTTGAATTAGTTAAACGTTCTCTGCAAGGTCACTTATCGCATGAGAAAGTCATACAGCTTGCACACGATGTGGCAACCCAAAGGCTTGAAGCAGATATTAATATTGGCGAATTCGTTTATAACGTAAATATAGGCCGCAGTGAAATTATCCGTTTCGTTACTGGGTCGCGTATATCCATTGAACATCTACAGCCTGTACTCGAAAACATTAACTCGCTTTTTGATGAATTTTTGTATCATGCTGTGAAAAAATATACACAGCTGAAAGATGCTGAAATCCAAGAAAAAACAATGTTTATTAATCAAAGCCATAAAGAACGCCTTACGATTCTTGGTCAAATGTCATCCAGCTTCGTTCATGAATTCCGTAATCCGCTCACAGCTGTTATGGGCTTCGTGAAACTGATGCAGCAGGAGAATCCGAACCTGAAATATATCGATATTATTAGCCATGAACTGACTCAGCTTAACTTTCGCATCTCTCAATTTTTGCATGCCTCACGAAAAGGAGTGCAAGAAAGAGAAGCCGAAGAATTCCCTCTTGAAGATTTATTTTCAGACATACTGGACTTCATGTACCCAAGTCTTGTAGATGCTGACGTAAACGTAGTTCCGCGGATTGATCCAACAACCATTCTGCGCGCACATAAGGATGAACTGAAACAAGTCTTGATTAACTTAATCATGAATTCAATAGATGCGTTAAGGCAAAAAAAGCAAAACCGGCGAATCATGATCTATAGCAAGCTGGATCAAAGCGCATCTCATGTTCAAATTAACATCTCAAATAACGGACCTGCCATTCCTCCTGAGACGATGAAAACTATCTTTGAGCCTTTTTTCACAACAAAGGAGCTTGGAACAGGTATAGGACTTTTTGTATGTAAAAAAATCATTGAAAAACATAAAGGTACAATCAGCTGCACATCCGATGAAATTATGACAACTTTTTCAATCGTTCTGCCATTACATGTATCTGCTGAAGTGAAGATTTAA
- a CDS encoding dimethylarginine dimethylaminohydrolase family protein has translation MATVIKGEFNLMNCDSEYGQLKKVIVCEPRFMKIDEVINETQRHFAKDNINMERAMEQHQQFVQTLKDNGIDVYKLPPREKFPEQVFTRDIGFTIGDTVFVSRMGSTIRDGEEKVLRSWLLEHQINLSLIEGDRIEGGDVIIHGRRVYIGVSGRTTEATIKELQNQIPNMDVIPVPFNPIFLHLDCVFNILSETEALVYADAFEEETLKLLASHFHLIEVNKKEQFTMGTNVLSIGNKKIISLPCNKSVNAALRERGYQVIEVDISEIIKSGGSFRCCSMPLYRETVH, from the coding sequence ATGGCTACCGTAATTAAAGGAGAATTTAATCTCATGAACTGTGACAGTGAATACGGACAATTAAAGAAAGTAATCGTCTGTGAACCAAGATTTATGAAAATTGATGAAGTAATTAATGAAACGCAAAGGCATTTTGCGAAAGATAATATTAATATGGAACGTGCAATGGAACAGCATCAACAGTTTGTACAAACACTCAAAGATAACGGTATAGATGTTTATAAACTGCCTCCAAGAGAAAAGTTTCCTGAACAAGTGTTTACAAGAGATATCGGGTTTACGATAGGGGATACAGTATTTGTTTCAAGGATGGGCAGTACCATACGCGACGGGGAAGAAAAAGTTCTTCGCAGCTGGCTGCTTGAACATCAAATCAATCTTTCGCTCATTGAAGGAGACCGCATTGAAGGCGGAGATGTGATCATTCACGGCAGGAGAGTGTATATAGGGGTAAGCGGCCGAACAACAGAAGCGACGATAAAGGAACTGCAAAACCAAATCCCTAACATGGATGTGATCCCAGTTCCATTCAATCCGATCTTTTTGCACCTTGATTGTGTATTCAACATTTTATCTGAAACAGAAGCCCTTGTTTACGCGGATGCGTTTGAAGAGGAGACGCTGAAACTTCTTGCTTCACACTTTCATTTAATTGAAGTAAACAAAAAAGAACAATTTACGATGGGTACGAACGTGCTATCGATTGGAAACAAAAAAATCATAAGCTTACCATGTAATAAAAGTGTGAATGCTGCACTGCGTGAACGAGGATACCAAGTGATTGAAGTAGATATATCAGAAATCATTAAATCGGGCGGATCATTCAGGTGTTGCTCTATGCCTTTATATCGGGAAACGGTTCATTAA
- a CDS encoding YqcI/YcgG family protein, whose translation MTNPDRVPAWVIEEYKTFHETVTDKTFPCYFGMSAEKKGELRYAYMTHDDWSNLPEAIKEFNKLFDAPKLIRHGLFVFVEPEKEEKDIPHYRQYFWDILQYLHQEDDQPWPEQIPKDPDHHLFAFSFDNEPYFVFGNAPAYKQRKTRDLGNSLVLGFQPRRIFEGLEGTSPGGSMSREKVRERVEKWDNLPKHPNISHYGDPEHREWKQYFIGDDVEPIQGKCPFHHK comes from the coding sequence ATGACAAATCCGGATCGAGTTCCAGCATGGGTCATTGAAGAATACAAGACCTTTCATGAAACAGTTACTGACAAAACGTTTCCTTGCTATTTTGGTATGTCTGCAGAGAAAAAAGGTGAACTTCGGTATGCTTATATGACGCATGATGACTGGTCCAACTTGCCAGAAGCTATTAAGGAATTCAACAAGCTCTTTGATGCACCAAAGCTCATTCGCCATGGCTTGTTTGTATTTGTAGAACCTGAAAAAGAAGAGAAAGACATCCCTCATTATCGTCAATATTTCTGGGATATCCTCCAATACCTTCACCAAGAAGATGATCAGCCTTGGCCTGAACAAATTCCGAAAGATCCAGATCATCACTTGTTTGCCTTTTCATTTGATAATGAACCCTATTTTGTATTCGGGAATGCCCCAGCATACAAGCAGCGGAAAACACGTGATCTAGGGAACAGCTTAGTACTTGGTTTCCAGCCACGCCGGATTTTTGAGGGATTGGAAGGAACATCCCCAGGCGGAAGCATGTCACGTGAAAAAGTTCGTGAACGCGTAGAGAAGTGGGATAATCTGCCGAAGCATCCGAACATCAGCCATTATGGCGATCCGGAGCATCGAGAATGGAAGCAATACTTCATTGGAGATGATGTTGAACCGATTCAAGGGAAATGTCCGTTTCATCATAAATAA
- a CDS encoding DUF2087 domain-containing protein has product MQTELENYQASVIRAFFDKEGKLKNIPSQKKKKLVVLEHIIRQLDDNEKISEPELNQFIKRYHEDFCTIRREFIINGFMERESGSYMKRPEDMWVKWQELK; this is encoded by the coding sequence ATGCAAACAGAACTTGAAAACTATCAAGCAAGTGTTATTAGAGCTTTTTTTGATAAAGAAGGAAAGCTGAAGAATATACCGTCACAAAAAAAGAAAAAGCTTGTTGTATTGGAGCACATTATCAGACAACTTGATGATAATGAGAAGATAAGTGAACCTGAACTTAATCAATTTATTAAAAGATATCACGAAGATTTTTGTACGATTCGAAGAGAATTTATCATCAATGGGTTCATGGAACGTGAATCGGGATCTTACATGAAAAGACCAGAGGATATGTGGGTGAAGTGGCAAGAGTTGAAGTAG
- a CDS encoding DUF2500 domain-containing protein: MNEFETMSYHEINMLIGVIVFTIVMAAFLFKLMERFRQWNFNNNEPLGSVSAIVKAKRTRIDGGSNDTTRTDYFITFELKNGDRKEFKVKPEEFGVLVEEDKGTLEYQGTRYVGFALKKDRSKL, translated from the coding sequence ATGAACGAGTTTGAAACGATGAGTTACCATGAGATCAATATGCTTATTGGCGTTATAGTTTTTACGATAGTAATGGCGGCTTTTTTGTTCAAGCTAATGGAACGTTTCAGACAGTGGAACTTCAATAATAATGAACCGCTTGGGTCCGTGAGTGCGATTGTAAAAGCGAAACGTACACGCATAGATGGCGGTTCAAATGATACAACACGCACTGATTATTTTATAACGTTTGAACTGAAAAACGGTGATCGTAAGGAATTCAAAGTAAAGCCTGAAGAGTTCGGAGTCTTAGTTGAAGAAGATAAAGGGACATTGGAATATCAAGGTACCAGATATGTTGGATTTGCACTGAAAAAAGATAGAAGTAAGCTATAG
- a CDS encoding DUF2500 domain-containing protein — protein sequence MNEFGSGDMMFELVPIIIGVIFLIVIGAIIFAIFKGISQWNYNNKQPQLSVAAEVVTKRTKVSGGANDTSASTSYYVTFEVESGDRMEYHVKSQDYGQLVEGDRGTLSFQGTRFLGFIRNKKTESI from the coding sequence ATGAACGAATTTGGTTCAGGGGACATGATGTTTGAGTTAGTACCTATTATTATTGGTGTCATCTTTCTTATTGTAATTGGAGCGATTATTTTCGCCATTTTTAAAGGAATCAGCCAATGGAATTACAATAACAAACAGCCTCAATTGTCTGTTGCCGCTGAAGTAGTAACGAAACGGACCAAGGTAAGCGGGGGGGCAAATGATACTTCTGCAAGCACCAGTTATTATGTTACTTTTGAAGTAGAAAGTGGAGATCGTATGGAATATCATGTGAAATCACAAGATTACGGACAGTTGGTTGAAGGAGACAGAGGAACTTTATCTTTTCAAGGAACACGATTTTTAGGATTTATTCGAAACAAAAAAACGGAATCCATCTAA
- a CDS encoding IucA/IucC family siderophore biosynthesis protein, whose protein sequence is MLYLNETESILKKDTWETVNKNLLAKMFAEYMYEDMIHPEEIEGGYVFTVDEDRKYRFQAEKRCFDSYDVNPGSIEVLEDEEWKPAVSAIRFLTDIQPMIGMSSETAGHLIKELNHTLIADATLLNNHTKTSDELVDLDYAELEGEMSGHPWITYNKGRIGFGFDDYAKYAPENQQETKLFWIAVHRDRAQFQSVNELHYEKLILKELDDIILQHFNEILRQNGKQPIDYYFIPVHEWQWKNVLIQNFPEDLANGMIVPLEEGTDHYLPQQSIRTFVNTTNKLKSHVKLPMSILNTLVYRGLPSERTLIAPMVTEHIKGIYERDSFLKDECEVVLPGEVASINVDHPHYSKLKGAPYQYLEMLGTIWRESIYTYLKEGEQPITLAALHHVDGNGKPYVQSLIEKSGLSADEWVKQFFGVVMPPLLHFLYQYGTVFSPHGQNTILILKDYKPERLAVKDYVDDVNISDQPFPELEGVSEELRTVLRSEPPEGLTQFIFTGLFICHLRYMSNVLVRNELMEELAFWTHLAKSIEAYQKRFSHLEERFKLFDFFKPELTKLCLNRNRMVDYGYGDGDDRPHASEFGKVRNALHELRIDV, encoded by the coding sequence ATGCTTTATCTAAATGAAACAGAATCGATTCTAAAAAAAGATACGTGGGAAACCGTTAACAAAAATTTACTCGCAAAAATGTTTGCGGAATATATGTATGAAGACATGATACATCCTGAAGAAATAGAAGGTGGTTATGTTTTTACGGTTGATGAAGACCGTAAATATCGTTTTCAAGCTGAAAAACGCTGCTTTGACAGCTATGATGTAAATCCAGGATCGATTGAAGTTTTGGAGGATGAAGAATGGAAACCGGCAGTAAGTGCGATTCGTTTTTTGACAGATATTCAGCCGATGATCGGAATGTCTTCTGAAACGGCGGGGCATTTAATAAAAGAGTTGAACCATACGCTAATAGCTGATGCGACTCTATTAAACAATCATACGAAAACTTCGGACGAACTGGTTGATCTAGATTATGCTGAACTCGAAGGCGAGATGTCCGGTCATCCATGGATCACATATAATAAGGGCCGAATCGGTTTTGGCTTTGATGATTATGCAAAATATGCACCTGAGAACCAGCAGGAGACGAAGCTGTTTTGGATCGCTGTTCACCGCGACCGCGCACAGTTTCAGTCAGTAAATGAGCTTCATTATGAAAAGTTGATTCTTAAAGAACTCGACGATATTATTCTTCAGCATTTTAATGAAATTCTCCGGCAAAATGGGAAACAGCCGATCGATTACTATTTTATTCCGGTTCACGAATGGCAATGGAAAAATGTCCTGATTCAAAACTTTCCAGAAGATTTAGCAAATGGTATGATTGTCCCTTTAGAAGAGGGAACCGATCATTACTTGCCTCAGCAGTCAATCAGGACGTTTGTTAACACAACGAATAAGCTAAAATCTCATGTGAAGCTCCCAATGAGCATTTTAAATACACTCGTTTATCGCGGACTTCCTTCAGAACGTACCTTGATTGCGCCGATGGTTACAGAGCATATTAAAGGAATCTATGAGCGTGACAGTTTTTTAAAAGATGAATGTGAAGTCGTACTGCCAGGAGAAGTAGCGAGCATAAATGTCGACCATCCGCATTATAGCAAGTTAAAAGGGGCGCCTTATCAGTATTTAGAAATGCTCGGAACGATTTGGCGCGAAAGCATCTATACGTATTTAAAAGAAGGAGAACAGCCGATTACGTTAGCAGCACTTCATCATGTCGATGGAAACGGGAAGCCATACGTGCAAAGTCTGATTGAAAAGTCTGGACTGAGTGCAGACGAATGGGTGAAACAATTCTTTGGAGTTGTGATGCCGCCTCTTCTGCATTTCCTTTATCAATATGGAACAGTTTTTTCACCGCATGGCCAGAATACGATTTTGATCTTAAAAGATTACAAGCCTGAAAGATTAGCAGTAAAAGATTATGTGGATGACGTAAATATTTCAGATCAGCCTTTCCCGGAGTTAGAGGGTGTAAGTGAAGAGTTGCGTACAGTATTACGCAGTGAACCGCCTGAAGGATTAACTCAGTTTATCTTTACAGGACTCTTTATTTGTCATCTTCGCTACATGTCTAATGTGCTGGTAAGGAACGAACTTATGGAAGAGTTGGCGTTCTGGACACACTTGGCAAAAAGCATTGAAGCGTATCAGAAGCGTTTCTCTCATTTAGAAGAACGGTTTAAGCTGTTTGATTTCTTTAAACCAGAGCTGACAAAATTGTGTCTAAACCGAAACCGTATGGTGGACTACGGCTATGGTGATGGAGATGATCGCCCGCATGCTTCAGAGTTTGGGAAGGTTAGGAATGCTTTGCACGAGCTTCGCATTGATGTTTGA
- a CDS encoding MFS transporter has product METNSRSLNTFLLSCVFLFVYTEVLLSPFYPQFFKKVYGITDPEITGIYIMTCRLVVVVFTPIWGYIAKKKNNSSALLVIGQGGTGISCFLMAVSQTFEMFMEASILLLIFKSSYFLLYTIMMDQNKNRTTGAAASYHAVLQGAIATATVCSGWVIQMGNPLQIFWIIGGMECMLGFFSYFMLKKTISKPNQEDAGVNKANNRLLPQFIKFGIVVLTLHLAVNMIRPFFTTYTETIYKTNTMTSSILFLIPSVMAIIALPLIQKYSGKWGWNGYVAATVMMVSGLFFQGIETGIAGLILFRCLFGIGAAWCLARMDVFIFQSSVNAHGDYSKAAAIQNVGLLLAPVAASSIVNVRSLSQVFIYASLLVVLHFVVFLWSMFTDQRDNEEIHIHKEEKHALSK; this is encoded by the coding sequence ATGGAAACAAATTCCCGTTCGCTAAACACGTTCCTTTTAAGTTGTGTCTTTTTGTTTGTATACACGGAGGTGTTGTTGTCACCTTTCTACCCTCAGTTTTTTAAAAAGGTGTACGGGATAACTGACCCTGAGATAACAGGAATTTATATTATGACATGCCGCTTGGTTGTTGTCGTCTTTACGCCGATATGGGGCTATATAGCGAAAAAAAAGAATAACAGTTCCGCCTTGCTTGTCATTGGGCAAGGGGGAACAGGGATCTCCTGTTTTTTAATGGCGGTATCACAAACGTTTGAAATGTTTATGGAAGCGAGTATTTTATTGCTGATTTTTAAGAGCAGCTACTTTTTGCTCTATACAATCATGATGGACCAGAACAAGAATCGCACAACAGGTGCTGCAGCAAGTTATCACGCAGTTCTTCAAGGCGCTATTGCAACGGCGACAGTATGTTCTGGATGGGTGATCCAGATGGGAAATCCTCTTCAGATCTTCTGGATTATCGGGGGGATGGAATGCATGCTTGGGTTCTTCAGTTATTTTATGCTTAAGAAAACGATAAGCAAGCCGAACCAAGAAGATGCAGGAGTGAATAAGGCAAATAATCGTCTGCTGCCGCAATTTATTAAGTTCGGAATCGTTGTTTTAACACTGCATTTAGCTGTGAATATGATTCGTCCATTTTTCACGACATATACGGAAACGATTTATAAAACGAATACGATGACAAGCAGTATTCTGTTTTTAATCCCTAGTGTAATGGCGATTATCGCTCTGCCGCTCATTCAGAAATACAGCGGAAAATGGGGCTGGAACGGTTATGTTGCGGCAACGGTGATGATGGTTTCAGGATTGTTTTTTCAAGGGATCGAAACAGGAATCGCTGGTCTGATCCTATTTCGCTGTTTGTTTGGAATAGGGGCAGCCTGGTGTTTGGCGCGCATGGATGTTTTCATTTTTCAATCGAGTGTTAACGCACACGGTGATTATAGCAAGGCTGCGGCCATCCAAAACGTTGGCTTGCTCCTGGCACCCGTAGCAGCATCATCGATTGTAAATGTACGATCTTTATCACAAGTCTTCATCTACGCAAGTCTGCTCGTCGTATTGCATTTTGTTGTGTTTTTATGGAGCATGTTCACTGATCAAAGAGACAATGAGGAAATTCACATACATAAGGAGGAAAAGCATGCTTTATCTAAATGA
- a CDS encoding lysine N(6)-hydroxylase/L-ornithine N(5)-oxygenase family protein: MSLQKPQPEKVFDIIGVGIGPFNLGLAAMLDETEGKEALFFEKKTEFNWHKGMLIEGTTLQVPFFADLVSMANVKSKYTFLNYLQEHNRLYHFYFLENFHIPRTEYNHYCRWAVSQLESCRFGMAVEQILPVESAYGQLYEVIVKHEDSIETKTYYTKHLAVGIGTSPSVPAHLEKKLGTKVIHSSQYMERKEELLDVKSITVIGSGQSAAEVFYDLAQNQDNDSYSLNWFTRSQGFFPMEYSKLGLEYFSPDYTNFFYQLPSPKKDELLQKQDLLYKGISMDTIADIYNLLYEKSVGQEKPEIFLQAMTELVHLEKEEDTNLLSMRQTVTGDVFELKSDVVILGTGYAPSFPHFLMNMQEKIEWDKKNRYQISHDYRLQTKGSDNNHIFIQNGELHTHGVGAPDLGLGAYRNAVIINKLFDEEIYPVSQKNVFQTFGTEPSWKQIPVR, translated from the coding sequence ATGTCTTTACAGAAGCCACAACCTGAAAAAGTGTTTGATATTATCGGAGTTGGCATTGGCCCATTCAATCTTGGACTAGCGGCGATGCTGGATGAAACAGAGGGAAAAGAAGCCCTCTTTTTTGAGAAAAAAACGGAGTTCAACTGGCATAAAGGGATGCTGATCGAAGGAACGACATTACAGGTCCCATTTTTTGCAGATTTAGTGAGTATGGCAAACGTGAAAAGCAAGTATACGTTTCTGAACTATTTACAGGAACATAACAGACTGTACCATTTTTATTTTCTGGAGAACTTTCATATTCCGCGTACAGAATATAATCACTATTGCCGGTGGGCTGTGAGCCAGCTTGAGTCTTGCCGTTTTGGTATGGCAGTGGAGCAGATTTTGCCGGTGGAAAGTGCCTATGGTCAATTGTATGAAGTCATTGTAAAACACGAAGATTCAATTGAAACAAAAACCTATTACACAAAACATCTTGCTGTAGGTATTGGTACGAGCCCTTCTGTTCCAGCTCATCTTGAAAAGAAACTAGGTACAAAAGTTATACATTCGTCGCAATACATGGAGCGAAAAGAGGAATTGCTGGATGTAAAATCCATCACGGTGATCGGGTCAGGACAGAGCGCTGCAGAGGTTTTCTACGATCTCGCGCAAAATCAGGATAACGATTCGTATTCGCTGAACTGGTTTACAAGGTCACAGGGTTTTTTCCCGATGGAATATTCGAAGCTTGGTTTAGAGTATTTTTCGCCGGATTATACGAACTTCTTTTATCAATTACCATCACCCAAAAAGGACGAGCTATTGCAAAAGCAAGACCTTTTATATAAAGGGATCAGTATGGATACGATCGCGGATATTTATAATCTACTATACGAAAAATCAGTAGGTCAGGAAAAACCGGAAATCTTTTTGCAGGCGATGACTGAGCTTGTTCACTTAGAAAAAGAGGAAGATACAAACCTCTTATCTATGAGACAAACCGTCACAGGTGATGTCTTTGAATTGAAATCAGATGTCGTGATTTTAGGAACAGGATATGCCCCCTCATTTCCTCATTTTCTTATGAACATGCAGGAAAAAATCGAGTGGGATAAGAAAAACAGATACCAGATTTCACACGATTACCGCTTACAAACAAAAGGGAGCGATAACAATCACATCTTCATTCAGAATGGAGAGCTGCATACACATGGTGTCGGTGCTCCTGATCTTGGTCTTGGTGCCTATCGGAATGCAGTAATTATAAATAAGCTCTTTGATGAAGAAATCTATCCGGTTAGCCAGAAAAATGTGTTTCAGACGTTTGGAACGGAACCGTCATGGAAACAAATTCCCGTTCGCTAA
- a CDS encoding GNAT family N-acetyltransferase: MQSEASYYDSSIEKTISFVKVDLERDAAMLHKWQQQPYVIPYWKLDIPFASYKKHLENFLEDKHQTLYLGLINGVPMSYWESYWVIGDVVEKCYGPETYDQGIHLLVGADAYLGKGYALPLLRAMVHFQFLSKETKKVIAEPDIRNHKMIHVFEKCGFEKVKPIELPDKTGMLMYCHRETFERRWNDVFTEATT, encoded by the coding sequence ATGCAGTCAGAAGCTAGTTATTATGATTCGTCGATCGAAAAGACCATATCCTTTGTAAAAGTAGATTTAGAGAGGGATGCAGCAATGCTTCATAAGTGGCAGCAGCAGCCTTATGTGATTCCGTATTGGAAACTTGATATTCCGTTTGCATCATATAAAAAACATCTGGAGAACTTTTTGGAGGACAAGCATCAGACTTTGTATCTGGGCTTGATCAATGGTGTTCCGATGAGCTATTGGGAATCGTATTGGGTAATAGGCGATGTAGTTGAAAAATGCTATGGTCCTGAAACATATGATCAAGGAATCCATCTTTTGGTTGGAGCGGATGCTTATCTTGGTAAAGGGTATGCTTTGCCGCTTTTGCGTGCGATGGTTCATTTTCAGTTTTTATCAAAGGAAACAAAAAAAGTAATCGCTGAACCAGATATTCGAAACCACAAAATGATACATGTTTTTGAAAAATGCGGTTTTGAAAAAGTGAAACCAATCGAGCTGCCGGATAAGACAGGTATGCTCATGTACTGCCACAGAGAGACGTTTGAGAGGAGATGGAACGATGTCTTTACAGAAGCCACAACCTGA
- a CDS encoding IucA/IucC family protein produces the protein MTKHKLRAEQASMQSFINCYLRETQNYKEVNQEAEHIQWSGEKRAKWIKISLENQDAEIFAAIKHWSLTGRHLFHFPLLIKSGTKFVTLDYITLVSLLSKELLLEHSREDAEDELMLRTILSKQNIQRYLEERESDGENLQNSCFTFIEAEQSLLFGHLLHPTPKSKQGMTFEQEALYSPELKGSFQLHFFHVDRSIVNQDSAGSDLAEEITLQLLQKDANFVRDIEQDANSVFIPVHPLQVPVLLNSAHVQKNIAEGKLSYIGPYGEMFSATSSMRSVYSRDFKHMFKFSVPVKITNSLRVNLEKELHRGVEVTRLMQSEIGQELNEFFPAFQIIQDPAFLNIQTEKETSGFEVVIRDNPFYENDQNASLIAGLCQDHGYGGRSRIAAIIHGLAEKENRATEEVSQEWFSEYLSICLDPMLWLFETYGIALEAHQQNSIVQMEGGYPSKFYYRDNQGYYYSESKADLLVKQLPGLNRKSVTICSDEVAVERFRYYFFMNHLFGLINSFGSAGLIEESKLMKIVRNRLVHHDTLTGGKSELLRSLLDSKELPCKANLLTRFHDMDELVGSLESQSVYTNIPNPLQKVLTTDAVRS, from the coding sequence ATGACGAAGCATAAATTACGAGCAGAACAAGCAAGCATGCAAAGTTTTATAAATTGTTATTTGAGAGAAACGCAAAATTATAAGGAAGTGAATCAAGAAGCAGAACATATACAGTGGAGCGGGGAAAAACGAGCGAAATGGATAAAGATATCCCTTGAAAATCAAGATGCAGAAATTTTTGCAGCAATTAAGCATTGGTCTTTAACAGGACGCCATTTATTCCATTTTCCACTTTTAATAAAGTCTGGAACGAAATTTGTGACGCTCGATTACATCACTTTAGTATCACTCCTATCTAAAGAATTATTGCTGGAGCATAGCCGAGAAGATGCTGAAGATGAGCTGATGCTTCGCACGATCCTAAGCAAACAAAACATTCAGAGGTATTTAGAAGAGCGAGAGAGTGATGGAGAAAATCTGCAAAACAGTTGTTTCACGTTTATAGAAGCAGAGCAGTCGCTTCTATTCGGGCATTTGCTTCATCCGACACCGAAAAGTAAACAAGGAATGACATTCGAACAGGAAGCCCTTTATTCTCCAGAACTAAAAGGCTCTTTTCAGCTTCACTTTTTTCATGTGGACCGTTCGATCGTCAATCAGGATTCAGCAGGCAGTGATTTAGCTGAAGAGATTACATTGCAGCTGCTGCAAAAAGATGCAAACTTTGTAAGGGATATCGAACAGGACGCAAATTCGGTTTTCATTCCGGTTCATCCCTTACAAGTTCCGGTTCTTTTGAACTCTGCCCACGTACAAAAGAACATAGCAGAAGGGAAGCTCAGCTACATCGGACCATATGGAGAAATGTTCTCGGCGACTTCATCGATGCGGTCGGTTTATAGCCGTGATTTTAAACACATGTTTAAATTCTCCGTACCGGTTAAGATCACAAACTCGCTTCGCGTCAACTTAGAAAAAGAGCTTCATAGAGGAGTAGAGGTTACAAGGCTCATGCAGTCTGAAATCGGACAAGAGCTAAATGAGTTCTTCCCGGCATTTCAGATTATCCAAGACCCGGCTTTCTTGAACATTCAGACTGAAAAAGAAACATCTGGTTTTGAAGTGGTGATCAGAGATAATCCATTTTATGAAAATGATCAAAATGCAAGTTTGATAGCAGGACTTTGTCAGGATCATGGCTATGGAGGACGTTCTCGAATCGCTGCAATCATTCACGGACTTGCTGAAAAAGAAAACAGAGCAACTGAAGAAGTAAGCCAGGAATGGTTTTCAGAATACTTGTCAATTTGTTTAGATCCGATGCTTTGGCTGTTTGAAACATATGGAATAGCACTCGAAGCACATCAGCAAAACTCGATCGTTCAGATGGAAGGTGGGTATCCTAGTAAATTTTATTATCGAGATAATCAAGGCTATTATTACAGCGAATCGAAAGCAGATCTATTAGTGAAACAGCTGCCAGGCCTCAACAGAAAAAGCGTCACGATTTGCAGTGATGAAGTGGCAGTTGAACGATTCCGTTATTACTTTTTCATGAATCATTTATTTGGATTAATCAACAGTTTCGGATCTGCAGGACTCATAGAAGAATCAAAGCTTATGAAAATAGTAAGAAACCGTCTTGTTCATCATGACACATTAACTGGCGGCAAGTCTGAACTGTTAAGAAGTTTGCTGGATTCGAAAGAACTTCCTTGTAAAGCGAATCTGCTTACTCGTTTTCATGATATGGACGAGCTTGTCGGTTCACTCGAAAGCCAATCGGTTTATACAAACATTCCAAATCCGTTACAAAAGGTGTTGACGACAGATGCAGTCAGAAGCTAG